Proteins encoded in a region of the Candidatus Methanoperedens sp. genome:
- a CDS encoding N-6 DNA methylase: MDNETASKIKLDIEKLVTSYKDLKKSKKDSEKEMAAISEANVRADYVDRLFGIMGWDVGNPDEYDREHFIRGAGFADVALKLNSKPVIFVEAKRFGGISHSKDIKGDWTLEERQSILYALSKNCKWAILTNFEKFRVFNVLTGLTILNFESVYDYKDRFSDLLYLTKEAVESGRIEKLGAREEKPDIDMEFLEMLNKWRIELANDIYLNNFLNEGKPPDLSKLFPDYKKHENDPKYAKFLESRREILRNRLDFSVLKDEKGNFDIERLKSAVQRILDRLIIIRWAEDRLLLDDPNILDGKLKLWKAAARYNPLYEALFADGALFDKFNDIHNGEIFKRGLFYDRINVSDDVLARIIEEMTSHSFRKFDFDILGNTYETYLGNTLYLKGDNTFDLKPSQETRKESGIYYTPPYVVDYIVKNTLGALLKGKTPEEVERIKVLDPACGSGSFLIKAYDCFANYYEEKNREIKKRIDEHVRKGMLFETSESTYSGYEASILMNNIHGVDLDAQAAEIAAVNLMLKALKPNEMLPPILGDTIKVGNSLISGSEEELRKYFGDEWRAKKPFNWEMEFADVFDKTLPEEERGFDVVIGNPPYVRQEVIKKQKDYFENTFTIFDSVADLYAYFIEQSIKKLKNHGLFSFIVSNKFTRANYGKKLRKFILENCKILQFIDFGDLPVFEDATAYPCIIIMQRESNEKFRNENVLKACNIENLDFKELEPVFQKYSYSVRQRDLGEDGWSFQPIEIAELRKKIYEKGVPLKEYAGEPLSGIKTGLNEVLIVDEAKMQSIIGKNTFEKELFKPIIRGRDIKRWNIQFEGKYLIFTENKDINKYSNTLKYLNQFKNELSERSDIKDTNRNWYGLRACDYYDEYEKPKIVYPDISNDCNFTYDEKGYFIEMTGFIIPKADKYLVAVLNSKLIKFYFSYLSAQIRGDYYRFKNIYVNYIPIHPIDFSNHSEKSVYDELIILVDRMLSLNKKLSEIRADFHHYLNLRPHSMVALRSFMEALPMGDKEVLKDHFGKPVSTIEAEKFEAFDVLEEGEWLVFVAGYSYTSAKGKLLSSSNVRALRLRIQDNSMRKFILYSLKGTAPGKLGSGNVLEQLQKLKIPRLVTNGEGNKRAIEELMAPFLVEVAKKEALEREIKEIDDAIDKKVYALYGLTNEEIKIIEEQCKK; the protein is encoded by the coding sequence ATGGACAATGAGACTGCGAGCAAGATAAAGCTGGATATTGAAAAACTTGTAACGAGTTACAAAGATCTCAAGAAATCCAAGAAAGACAGCGAAAAAGAGATGGCAGCTATCAGCGAAGCTAACGTGCGCGCCGATTATGTTGACCGACTTTTTGGAATAATGGGATGGGATGTCGGGAACCCGGATGAATACGACAGGGAGCATTTTATCCGCGGTGCGGGTTTTGCGGACGTTGCCCTCAAACTCAATAGCAAACCCGTGATATTTGTTGAAGCAAAAAGGTTTGGAGGAATCTCGCACAGTAAAGATATAAAAGGGGATTGGACGCTTGAAGAGCGCCAGTCAATACTCTATGCCCTGAGCAAGAACTGTAAGTGGGCTATTCTTACCAATTTTGAGAAATTCAGGGTTTTTAATGTTCTGACAGGGTTGACTATTCTTAATTTTGAATCCGTATATGATTACAAAGACAGATTCAGCGACCTTCTTTATCTCACGAAAGAAGCAGTAGAGTCGGGGAGAATTGAGAAGCTCGGTGCGCGTGAGGAAAAACCAGATATCGACATGGAATTTCTGGAGATGCTCAACAAATGGCGCATTGAGCTTGCCAACGATATATATCTGAATAACTTCCTGAACGAAGGCAAACCACCGGATTTAAGCAAGCTGTTTCCTGATTATAAAAAACATGAAAATGACCCGAAATATGCAAAATTCTTAGAATCCAGAAGAGAGATTTTACGAAATCGGCTTGATTTTTCCGTACTTAAAGATGAGAAAGGAAATTTCGATATTGAGAGGCTGAAAAGTGCTGTGCAGCGGATTTTGGACAGGCTAATCATTATCAGATGGGCTGAAGACCGCCTGCTTCTTGACGACCCGAATATCCTTGATGGGAAGTTGAAACTATGGAAAGCTGCAGCGCGCTACAACCCGCTTTATGAGGCGCTTTTTGCAGACGGCGCGCTGTTTGATAAGTTCAATGACATACATAACGGTGAGATTTTTAAGCGAGGGTTGTTCTATGACCGAATTAATGTAAGCGATGACGTGCTGGCGCGCATTATTGAAGAAATGACCTCGCATTCGTTCAGGAAGTTTGATTTTGATATTCTCGGCAATACCTATGAAACGTATCTTGGCAATACGCTGTACCTGAAGGGTGACAATACTTTCGACCTGAAGCCGAGCCAAGAGACGCGCAAGGAGAGCGGGATATATTACACGCCTCCATACGTTGTGGATTACATTGTGAAGAATACGCTGGGCGCGCTGCTCAAAGGTAAAACACCGGAAGAAGTGGAGCGTATTAAAGTGCTTGACCCTGCTTGTGGTTCAGGTTCGTTCCTGATTAAAGCATACGATTGTTTTGCGAACTACTACGAGGAGAAGAATCGGGAAATCAAGAAGCGCATAGACGAGCATGTCAGAAAGGGCATGCTTTTTGAAACCTCCGAGAGCACATACTCCGGATATGAAGCAAGCATCCTGATGAACAACATTCACGGCGTTGACCTCGATGCCCAGGCTGCTGAGATTGCTGCGGTGAACCTGATGCTCAAGGCGCTGAAGCCGAATGAGATGCTGCCTCCGATTCTGGGCGATACTATCAAGGTTGGGAATTCGCTAATAAGCGGGAGCGAGGAGGAGCTTAGGAAGTATTTTGGCGATGAGTGGCGCGCAAAGAAGCCTTTCAATTGGGAGATGGAGTTCGCGGATGTGTTTGATAAGACGCTGCCTGAAGAGGAGAGGGGGTTTGATGTGGTGATTGGGAATCCGCCATATGTCAGGCAAGAAGTTATCAAAAAGCAAAAAGATTATTTTGAGAATACTTTTACTATTTTTGATAGCGTTGCCGATTTATACGCATACTTTATTGAGCAGTCAATAAAAAAATTAAAAAATCATGGTTTATTTTCATTTATAGTTTCAAATAAATTTACGCGCGCTAATTATGGAAAAAAATTGAGAAAATTCATTCTTGAAAATTGTAAAATCTTACAATTCATTGATTTTGGAGACTTACCTGTTTTTGAAGATGCTACCGCTTATCCATGTATCATCATAATGCAGCGGGAAAGCAATGAAAAATTTAGAAATGAGAATGTATTAAAAGCATGTAATATCGAAAATCTTGATTTCAAAGAATTAGAGCCAGTATTTCAGAAATATAGCTATTCGGTAAGGCAAAGGGATTTGGGAGAAGATGGCTGGAGTTTCCAACCTATTGAGATTGCTGAATTGAGAAAAAAGATTTATGAAAAAGGTGTCCCTTTAAAAGAATACGCTGGCGAGCCACTTTCAGGAATAAAAACTGGATTGAATGAAGTGCTTATTGTTGATGAAGCGAAAATGCAGTCGATTATCGGTAAAAATACTTTTGAAAAAGAATTATTTAAACCAATAATTAGGGGTCGTGACATCAAAAGATGGAATATACAGTTTGAGGGTAAATATCTGATTTTTACTGAAAATAAAGATATTAATAAATATTCAAATACATTAAAATATTTAAACCAATTTAAAAACGAATTATCGGAAAGGAGCGACATAAAAGACACGAACAGGAATTGGTATGGGTTAAGAGCATGCGATTATTACGATGAATATGAAAAACCCAAGATAGTATATCCTGACATATCGAATGACTGTAATTTTACATATGATGAAAAAGGATATTTTATTGAAATGACGGGATTCATAATACCAAAAGCAGACAAATATCTCGTTGCAGTTTTAAACTCTAAATTGATAAAATTTTATTTTAGTTATTTATCTGCTCAAATACGAGGGGATTATTACAGATTCAAAAATATCTATGTCAATTACATACCGATTCATCCAATCGATTTCTCAAACCATTCTGAAAAATCCGTTTATGATGAACTAATTATTCTTGTCGATAGGATGCTCTCCCTCAACAAAAAGCTCTCAGAAATCCGCGCCGATTTCCATCACTACCTCAACCTGCGCCCGCACAGCATGGTGGCGCTGCGAAGCTTTATGGAGGCGCTGCCTATGGGCGATAAAGAAGTGCTGAAAGACCATTTCGGAAAGCCTGTGAGCACAATCGAAGCAGAAAAGTTCGAAGCGTTTGATGTGCTGGAGGAAGGCGAATGGCTGGTTTTCGTGGCAGGCTACAGTTACACGAGCGCCAAAGGAAAGTTATTAAGCTCATCCAACGTGCGCGCCCTGCGCCTCCGCATACAGGATAACAGCATGCGCAAATTCATACTTTACAGCCTCAAAGGCACGGCGCCGGGGAAACTCGGAAGCGGCAACGTACTCGAACAACTTCAGAAACTCAAAATACCGCGCCTTGTGACCAATGGGGAGGGGAACAAGCGCGCCATCGAAGAACTGATGGCGCCTTTCCTTGTCGAGGTAGCAAAAAAGGAGGCGCTGGAACGGGAAATCAAGGAGATAGATGATGCTATTGATAAAAAGGTGTATGCGCTGTATGGGTTAACGAATGAAGAAATAAAAATAATTGAGGAGCAATGCAAAAAATGA
- a CDS encoding adenylate kinase, whose amino-acid sequence MNIVLLGPPGAGKGTQAKKIQEYFSLPHISTGDMLRENINNNTSLGTKARSYMSRGELVPDELLITIIKDRLSKNDCLKGFLLDGYPRTIPQADALQMILTESDKKLDAVLNISVGDEELIKRLSGRRMCTCGASYHMVFNPPKNDELCDLCKGKLYQRDDDKAEAIRNRLIVYKKQTQPLIEYYKKKGILQTLDGGKDISGIFEDIKKILDEYEKL is encoded by the coding sequence ATGAATATTGTTTTACTCGGTCCTCCCGGCGCAGGAAAAGGCACGCAGGCTAAGAAAATACAGGAATACTTTTCCCTGCCCCACATCTCAACAGGCGATATGCTTCGTGAGAATATCAATAATAATACAAGTCTTGGGACAAAAGCCAGATCATACATGTCAAGAGGCGAACTTGTCCCTGATGAGCTGTTGATAACTATCATAAAAGACAGGCTATCCAAAAATGATTGCTTAAAGGGTTTCCTGCTGGACGGCTATCCCAGAACGATACCACAGGCTGATGCGCTCCAGATGATTCTTACGGAATCGGACAAGAAACTGGATGCTGTCCTGAATATCTCTGTCGGCGATGAGGAATTGATAAAACGCCTCTCCGGGAGAAGGATGTGCACATGCGGTGCAAGTTATCACATGGTATTTAACCCTCCAAAAAATGACGAGCTCTGCGATTTATGCAAAGGAAAACTATACCAGCGCGACGATGATAAAGCTGAAGCTATAAGGAACAGGTTAATAGTGTATAAAAAGCAAACGCAGCCTCTGATAGAATATTACAAGAAAAAAGGAATTCTTCAAACATTAGATGGGGGGAAGGACATTTCAGGAATATTTGAGGATATTAAAAAAATACTGGATGAATATGAAAAACTTTAA
- a CDS encoding DUF106 domain-containing protein, with the protein MIKEALNKLVLLVGIFLMFGIIAVPGLRNTIGAIVGTLLNPILTLLPLPIVIMVLAAITGLYASLIQKYTMNWGLMKRIQEKTKNIQKEMRQAQLSNNAAKMKKLQAQQAEMLGDQMDMMKQQFKPMLYISIISIPLFYWVYLVISQHPDSSMVFPFWGEQKLTDKLFGPFQYWLFWYFLCSIPVSQMTRKALNIGGM; encoded by the coding sequence ATGATTAAAGAAGCACTGAATAAACTCGTATTGTTGGTTGGAATCTTCCTCATGTTCGGTATCATAGCAGTTCCAGGCTTGAGGAACACGATAGGCGCAATTGTAGGAACACTTTTAAACCCGATATTGACCTTACTTCCATTGCCTATAGTAATTATGGTTCTCGCTGCGATCACAGGACTTTATGCCTCGCTCATCCAGAAATACACCATGAACTGGGGGTTGATGAAACGCATTCAGGAGAAGACGAAGAATATACAAAAAGAAATGAGGCAGGCGCAGTTATCAAACAATGCTGCGAAAATGAAAAAACTGCAAGCGCAGCAGGCTGAAATGCTCGGAGACCAGATGGATATGATGAAGCAGCAGTTCAAGCCCATGCTTTATATAAGCATCATATCAATCCCCCTGTTTTACTGGGTTTATCTTGTAATCAGCCAGCATCCTGATTCCTCCATGGTATTTCCCTTCTGGGGAGAACAAAAATTGACCGATAAACTTTTCGGCCCTTTCCAGTACTGGTTATTCTGGTACTTTTTGTGTTCAATCCCGGTGAGTCAGATGACCAGAAAGGCATTGAACATAGGCGGTATGTAA
- a CDS encoding AAA family ATPase has product MIITISGPPGSGKSTLSTLLSSRLGMELVSVGDIFRKQAQDRCMSLDEFGLLAKSDEDIDRKLDEEQKKIANEKENIILEGRLSGFLVDADLKVWLKAPVEVRAERIACREEKPVVKAKAETKDREECERERYLKYYNIDTNDLSVYDLVIDSSRWSAEEISEIVAKAIGFL; this is encoded by the coding sequence TTGATTATCACAATCAGCGGTCCCCCAGGCAGCGGCAAAAGCACACTCTCCACATTATTGTCTTCGCGGCTGGGAATGGAACTGGTCTCAGTGGGAGATATCTTCAGAAAGCAGGCACAAGACCGATGCATGTCGCTTGATGAATTCGGTTTGCTGGCAAAAAGCGATGAGGATATTGACAGGAAGCTCGATGAAGAGCAAAAAAAAATTGCCAATGAAAAGGAGAATATAATTCTTGAGGGAAGGCTTTCAGGTTTTCTTGTGGATGCCGATCTAAAGGTCTGGCTCAAAGCACCTGTTGAAGTAAGGGCAGAGCGAATCGCATGCCGTGAGGAAAAACCGGTAGTGAAAGCAAAAGCAGAGACTAAAGACCGGGAAGAGTGCGAAAGAGAGCGGTACCTAAAATATTATAATATCGATACAAATGACCTCTCGGTATATGATTTAGTAATAGATTCCAGCAGGTGGAGCGCTGAAGAAATAAGTGAAATAGTGGCAAAAGCTATTGGTTTTTTATGA
- a CDS encoding RNA-guided pseudouridylation complex pseudouridine synthase subunit Cbf5, protein MNRLPSEKKRDTLIKSQDTTDERFGKKPSERPIEKYIQKGVINLDKPAGPTSHEVTSWVKKILNLNKAGHSGTLDPNVTGLLPVMLGDATKAVDVLLTAGKEYVCLMKLHAAVSEMKVKSIFTEFTGEIYQKPSIKSAVKRETRIRNIYYMELLEIEDNNVLFKAGCEAGTYIRKLCHDIGMALGTGAHMQELRRTKTGPFREDETLITLHDLQDAYIAWKELRNEELLRKVINPMEFGLLHLPRIVIRDNAVDAVCHGAPLAAPGVLSVESGIEKGDLVAVYTQKGEAVSFGRAQMKSSEILKAATGIVASTDRVLLEASTYPRGWKAKA, encoded by the coding sequence ATGAATCGGTTACCTTCTGAAAAAAAAAGAGATACTCTTATAAAATCCCAGGATACAACCGACGAGAGGTTTGGTAAAAAACCGTCAGAGCGCCCCATAGAAAAATATATTCAAAAAGGTGTGATAAACCTCGATAAACCCGCGGGTCCGACAAGTCATGAAGTGACGTCATGGGTTAAGAAAATTCTTAATTTAAATAAAGCCGGGCACAGCGGCACCCTTGATCCCAACGTGACAGGGCTCCTTCCTGTTATGCTGGGAGATGCTACAAAAGCTGTGGACGTTCTCCTCACGGCAGGGAAAGAATACGTATGCCTCATGAAACTTCACGCAGCAGTATCTGAAATGAAGGTAAAAAGTATTTTCACCGAGTTTACAGGCGAGATATACCAGAAGCCTTCCATTAAATCAGCTGTGAAGCGGGAAACCAGGATAAGAAACATATATTATATGGAACTTCTCGAGATCGAGGATAATAATGTCCTTTTCAAAGCCGGATGTGAGGCAGGGACATATATACGAAAATTATGCCATGATATTGGCATGGCGCTGGGCACGGGCGCTCATATGCAGGAGCTGCGGCGCACAAAAACAGGCCCTTTCCGTGAGGATGAGACCTTAATCACGCTTCATGACCTTCAAGATGCGTATATAGCGTGGAAGGAATTGAGGAACGAAGAGTTGTTGCGAAAGGTTATAAACCCAATGGAATTCGGGCTTTTGCATCTTCCCAGAATAGTGATACGTGATAATGCCGTGGATGCTGTGTGCCACGGCGCCCCTCTTGCTGCACCAGGCGTGCTTTCGGTCGAGAGCGGAATAGAAAAAGGAGACCTTGTGGCGGTTTATACGCAAAAAGGCGAAGCTGTATCCTTCGGCAGGGCGCAGATGAAATCCAGCGAAATCTTAAAAGCCGCTACAGGGATTGTGGCAAGTACAGACCGCGTGCTTCTGGAAGCAAGCACGTATCCCAGGGGATGGAAGGCAAAAGCATAA